A single Symbiobacterium thermophilum IAM 14863 DNA region contains:
- a CDS encoding NUDIX hydrolase translates to MTGEVLARAEAELGRPVVLTWRYPILPDEMAMVVASTRGQQRLHDVTLFIFDPAGRLALIRKHHYPPGIWRAPGGGVKPGEEFAAGAAREGWEETGLAVRVTRYLLRVHVTFTCGGQEQPWTTHVVLAEGEGDPATRDPREIGGVKWGSMEELCGPIADAMLATGRGLFAYRVALHRQVAQLLP, encoded by the coding sequence ATGACCGGCGAGGTGCTGGCCCGGGCGGAGGCGGAGCTGGGCAGGCCGGTGGTCCTCACGTGGCGGTACCCGATCCTGCCTGACGAGATGGCGATGGTGGTCGCCTCCACCCGTGGTCAGCAGCGGCTCCACGACGTGACGCTCTTCATCTTCGACCCGGCCGGCCGGCTGGCCCTGATCCGCAAGCACCACTACCCGCCGGGCATCTGGCGCGCCCCGGGCGGAGGGGTGAAGCCCGGCGAGGAGTTCGCGGCCGGCGCCGCCCGGGAGGGGTGGGAGGAGACGGGGCTGGCTGTGCGCGTGACCCGGTACCTCCTGCGCGTACACGTGACGTTCACCTGCGGCGGCCAGGAGCAGCCCTGGACCACGCACGTGGTGCTGGCGGAGGGGGAAGGGGATCCGGCCACCCGCGACCCCCGGGAGATCGGGGGCGTGAAATGGGGGTCCATGGAGGAACTGTGCGGACCCATCGCCGACGCGATGCTGGCGACGGGCCGCGGCCTCTTCGCCTACC